The following proteins come from a genomic window of Deltaproteobacteria bacterium:
- a CDS encoding IS5 family transposase — protein sequence MRGHESKQATMFSLQLPEQRVPPKHPLRAIKVHAEKVLKRLSPVFDAMYAERGRPSIPPETLLKSSLLIALYSVRSERLFCEQLEYNLLYRWFLDMDMVEPVFDHSTFSANRERLLAHEVANLFFAEVVQLAKEKRLLSNEHFTVDGTLIEAWASLKSFKKKDEKPGNPPDDPGNPTVNFHGEKRSNETHESTTDPDAKLARKGDGKEAKLSYVGHALMENRNGLLVDLQLTQASGTAERDAAKSMLNGLPGARRVTVGADKNYDTKGFVAACREIRVTPHVAQFITARRRSAIDARTTAPPGYAISQRVRKRIEEIWGWMKTVGGMGKTRYRGEKRVAMQTLLTGAAYNLVRIAKLAPV from the coding sequence ATGCGCGGGCACGAATCGAAGCAGGCGACGATGTTCTCGCTGCAGTTGCCGGAGCAGCGGGTGCCGCCGAAGCACCCGCTTCGCGCGATCAAGGTTCACGCCGAGAAAGTGCTCAAGCGCCTCTCGCCCGTGTTCGATGCGATGTACGCCGAGCGCGGTCGGCCTTCGATCCCGCCCGAGACGCTGCTCAAGAGCAGCCTGCTCATCGCCCTCTACTCGGTGCGCTCCGAGCGGCTCTTCTGCGAACAGCTCGAATACAACCTGCTGTACCGCTGGTTCCTCGACATGGACATGGTCGAGCCGGTGTTCGACCACTCCACGTTCTCGGCGAATCGCGAGCGGTTGCTCGCGCACGAGGTGGCCAATCTCTTCTTCGCCGAGGTGGTGCAGCTGGCGAAGGAGAAGCGACTGCTCTCGAACGAGCACTTCACCGTGGACGGCACGCTCATCGAGGCGTGGGCGTCGCTGAAGAGCTTCAAGAAGAAGGACGAGAAGCCCGGCAACCCGCCCGACGACCCGGGCAACCCGACAGTGAACTTCCACGGAGAGAAGCGCTCGAACGAAACCCACGAGTCGACCACCGACCCCGACGCGAAGCTGGCGCGCAAGGGCGACGGCAAGGAAGCCAAGCTCAGCTATGTCGGCCACGCGCTGATGGAGAACCGAAACGGGCTCCTGGTGGACCTGCAGCTCACGCAGGCGAGTGGCACCGCCGAGCGCGACGCCGCAAAGAGCATGCTCAACGGGCTGCCCGGAGCGAGGCGAGTCACCGTGGGCGCGGACAAGAACTACGACACGAAAGGATTCGTGGCGGCGTGTCGAGAGATCAGAGTCACGCCGCACGTGGCGCAATTCATCACTGCGCGACGACGCTCCGCGATCGACGCGAGGACCACGGCGCCGCCGGGGTACGCCATCAGCCAGCGCGTACGCAAACGGATCGAAGAAATCTGGGGCTGGATGAAGACGGTCGGCGGAATGGGGAAGACGCGGTACCGAGGTGAGAAGCGGGTGGCGATGCAGACGCTGCTGACCGGCGCGGCGTACAACCTGGTCCGAATCGCGAAGCTGGCCCCGGTCTGA
- a CDS encoding DUF2905 domain-containing protein: MDLSGLGRLLIVIGVGLALVCGLLVLAARSGLPLGRLPGDFVVARGNFRFYLPLATSILLSLLLTLVVRALSKR, from the coding sequence GTGGACCTCTCCGGCCTCGGGCGATTGTTGATTGTGATTGGCGTTGGGCTCGCGCTGGTGTGTGGACTGCTGGTGCTTGCGGCTCGGAGCGGCCTGCCGCTCGGGCGCCTGCCTGGTGACTTCGTGGTCGCGCGCGGGAACTTCCGGTTCTACCTGCCGCTGGCGACGTCGATACTGTTGAGTCTTCTGCTGACCCTGGTCGTCCGAGCCCTCTCCAAGCGCTAA